ATTAAAGTGATAATATGACTGAAATCCTTTCGCAAGCAGATCGCCATTCACGAGAGGAAAAGGTTCTAACGGCAGATTGTATGGAGAGATTGGTGCTCCTCCGGATACGGATATATCCTTCGTCAGCTCTGGTAGACAGAGCATCGACCGAATGTTCCCGTCGTTTTATGACAATCTGGACAGTGGCTACTCCCCAAGGTTGTCTAACACCTCCAACATGGACCCCAGACAGAGCTTCGATGCGACTCCCTTCGCAATGCGGTTGGTAGATGGCAACACAATTCGCGAAGTGTCGTCTGCGTCACATATTTCGCAGGAGAGCGAGAGGTCTTATTCATCCTCGTCGCCCACTACGGTAGGAATGGGACGGTGTGACTTGCTTTTAGGATCTATTAAACATTTCTCAGACAACGGATGTATTCGAAAACATTTCAAAACCACAGTGAaggattttcaaaattgcaggATGATATGGAAGCCGAGATGAAGAGGCTAAAACAAGAGCTCAAGCAAACAATGGCAATGTACAGCAATGCTTGCAAAGAAGCACTCACTGCTAAACAAAAGGTAAGGCAAATCGAGTTCCGCTGGTGGAATTCCATTGCCCTGTTCGAGGCTTTAATGTGATTGCCTTCCAGGCAATAGAGCTCCAGCATTGGAAACtggaagaagagaggaggatcGAGGAGGCACGAATGGCCGAAGAAGCGGCTTTAGCACTTGCGGAGAAGGAGAAAGCCAAGTCCAAAGCAGCAATAGAGGCCGCTGAGGCTTCTCAGAGGATTGCTGAACTCGAAGCCCAGAAAAGGATTAATGCGGAGATGAAAGCGCTCAGAGAggccgaggagaagaagaaggtgctcgATGCTCTCGTGCAGTCAGATGTCAGGTACAGAAAATACACGATCGAAGAGATCGAAACCGCCACAGACTACTTTTCGGCGTCCCGCAAGATCGGTGAAGGAGGTTATGGCCCCGTGTACAAGTGCTACTTGGATCACACGTCGGTCGCAATCAAGGTCTTGCGACCGGATGCTGCTCAAGGCAGATCCCAGTTTTTGCAAGAGGTATGCCATCAGGAAAAACATATGCAGTGTGAATGCTAGTGTTATATTTCAGTATGATCAAACATCACACAATGTCAGTCAACCTCTTTCAACTTCAACTACTGCTCTCACTTTTGACCAGGATCATTAAACTTCTCTATTTGTTCTGTGCTAATGACTGCAGGTTGAGGTGTTGAGCTGCATAAGGCATCCAAACATGGTTCTTCTCCTAGGAGCTTGTCCAGAATATGGATGCCTGGTGTACGAGTTCATGGCGAATGGTAGCTTAGAAGACCGCCTCTTCCGTCGGGGAAACAGCCCACCGCTTTCTTGGCAACAAAGGTTCAAAATTGCAGCGGAGATCGGAACTGGCTTGCTGTTCCTTCACCAAGCGAAACCTGAACCACTCGTGCACCGCGATTTGAAACCGGGGAACATTCTGCTCGATGGCAACTACGTCAGCAAGATCAGCGACGTCGGTTTAGCTCGGCTGGTCCCGCCTTCGGTCGCCGACACCGTGACGCAATACCGCATGACGTCCACGGCTGGGACGTTTTGCTACATAGATCCCGAGTACCAGCAGACCGGAATGCTGGGGGTCAAGTCTGATATATACTCTCTAGGGATCATCTTCTTGCAGCTATTAACCGCCAGACCACCCATGGGATTGACCCACCATGTCGAGCGGGAGATCGAGAAGGGGACTTTCTCTGAAATGCTTGATCCAGCGGTGCCCGACTGGCCCTTCAATGATGCTCTGGGCTTTGCCcaaatggcacttaagtgttcGGAGTTAAGACGGAAGGATAGGCCAGATCTTGCGAAAGTTATTCTCCCCGAACTTGACAGACTCAGATCATTAGCTGAGAGAAGCATCAATCCCTCATCGCCTCGTTGTAACTCGAGCAACTCATCCAACTACAGCCAGGTTTCTTTGCAACTGGTAAGTTCAGAATTTTAAACAAAACAGACATTCTAGCAAACATCAAATCTCCCACCGGCGCATGCCTGCGCGCGAACAGACAGAGAGTTCGTTCGGTACATAAGAACTCTCTGGGTAGATCCTAAATAGGGGcattacaatcaatcaaatgacTCTCTACATAAAGTTACACATATACTTGACATCCATTGATAGAATGATCCCTCACGGAAATTCCGGAAACATACTTTCATTGTGTATTTGAGTAACTTAGGAGACATTATCACGACATTCACAGAGCATCGATTACAATTTAGAAAAATCACCATGCTCACTTTGCATCATTCATGTTCTTATCATCTTTCTTATGCAATTTCCACCAGAGTTCGATGAGTCCTCCAAGGCTCGGGGAATCGCATGGCAGTTAAATACTGATCCTCATGTTAGAGTACCTCGAGCAATTGGAGGCACATAACATGAGAAGATTAGGAGTTTTCGATTGGCCTGCAGCAGAAGATATAGTGCAAGCATCATAAAAAACCTACGCAGCGTGATGCAAGATAAGTCGCTGCAGGACCCACGTCTCTTCGCTTCCGTTTTGCCGTCCCTACTCTTAAAGGTTAGCCAAGCTTCTTCGACCGAAGACTTCTATCTATTCGACGACCGATGAGTCAAGCGAACATAGCTATTGGACAAGGACATTGAAGAGCCACACAGGGTTAGCGACCTTGTACATGATGATTTTCCAGTACAGACACGCAACCTCATGACAGTATTCGATCGAACAAGATACCTGTTTGTAGGTTTCTGTTTTGTCCTGATACTAAAGTAACTCAGACACTAGAGTTATAATGGACTTCTGATTTCTCATCCATCGTCCATACTGAGGTAGGGATAAGCTGAAGCACAGAAATGATCAAAGTCAAAGGTTGTGAGATTGCTACTTATTTTGGCACAATTTCTTAACAAAAACTTCACAAACCCAAGATAAATTGGTGATTCCTTTTTCGATATCGATCGTCTTCTTCACGAGGGACAAAAGCACCGGAGGTTTCTGAACTTCTAACTGTAAATTATACAATCGGGTCCTTAACTTGTTTTTTgtacaattgaaagaaaaattttcaaaatgcaaggaATGAGTAGGTAGGAACACCTGCCGGCTCAACTACAAAAGATTGCCAATTTCTCCAATTATGATGCGCTCAGACTcattgaattaaaagaaaagatggcCAAAGTCTGGAAACGTGAGGAGGAACACCGGGGTGTGAGATCCCGGCTGTGATGGCTGCGCTGCGGAGATCGGAACACAAGAATTTTTCTTGCCACTACGGCGCAATGTCGACATAGCAATCGAACCTCAGAATTGAAATCACTGGATGGATCTTGGATCagggatgaagaagaaatatagCTAATGGCCACAGGCATCTATAAGAAATATAACTATGCTTCCATATGCAAGTGCTGACCAGAAACTCCAGAACATCTCTCTCTTATCTGCAATTGGGCAAATCGGGTGTGGATACGATGGCTCGCGCAATTCACAGTCGACGGAGTCAAATTAATAAGAACAGCAGATTGGTTCCAAAATACAATTGAACAGTCGAATACTGATCATCTGGCAAATCTCGAAGGCACGTGATATATCGACCTCTTGTCATGTGAAACCCTCCACTCATGGGGTGATTCGAGCCAGGGCTGATCGATTCTCGGTTTGGTCTGGTCCCATCCTATAATCCCCGGTAATCGGATTGGAAGGATCAGTTTTTAGTCTCTAGGACCATGAGCTAGATTAGATGATTCTAGCACCAGAGGTCCAGTTCTAGGGCAGTCCAATAGAAATGGTAGATTATTAATGTGGGTGAACAACACTAACTTTGATCTTGATACATTAATTAAATTCGGTTTAcatctaagaaataaaaaaataattggtccGGTctggtccgaccggtccgattTCTCCTGAAACGGGGAACTGgataaaaaaatcaccaattccaattttagaaaattcggAACCAAACATGCATCCCCAAAAACTGGACCGAACCGGCCGAGTCATGAATCGGTCGGTTTGTCTAACTCACCCAAATTTATGCCGCGGCTTCAACCCTGGAGGCTTTTGAGGAGGCCCAAGAACAGTTGCGCTCTAGCAAACACGAACAGTTTTATCGTCCAtcgaagagaggaaaaaatctTGGAAATGGACAATAAAACTGTCTTGAAGTActaaaaatgggtcaaagaaTGTTCATAGTCTTAAGCTTGTCCTGACTCAAAAAAAGCTTTTATGTACTCTTCAGTTGCGTtgtaatgaaatgaaattttcttgacaaaaaaaatccctaatttaaatttttgttcaaattattCCTCCTGACACAAAGACACTAACATGGCTGTTAAGGGCGCGAATAACAACTATTTTCTTCCCGGGCTCTATTTCTATTCCTTGGACGAGTTTCTTCTGAACAAAGATATGTgattgataacaacataaaatttctattcccgaaacaaaaatttgtttgacaatatcataaaatttttacggTTGCTGGCCACTAGGCCTAGGCCAGTGGATTGGAGACCGGCAATTGGCGACCAAGAGAGGGCGGTCAGAGACCGGTAGACGGCGGCTAGTGATGAGCGAATGGAGACCAACGACCGATGAATAGGAGCCGGCAGCGGGGacgcgagagagaaagagatcgcATTCGAGAGAAAGGGGGAGTGAACAATGAGAAGAATTGTTATCTTTATTTtcgttctagaaatagaaaaataaaaaatttatatttcttattCATATTCCAAACCTAATTCTGAGCCAAAAATTTGTCGAAATTACGTTTTTAAAAGGATTTTTGCTCCGAACATATctcccaaaatagaaaaatagaaaaattgtaAATAGAACCGATGTCATGCATGCCCTAAATCTCCATGTAATGCCATAGTGGCTTTAACAagtaaataatatatattttttgtcagaaaagtaaataatatgtacaaaacaaggaaaacaacaaaagtaaaaaaataataattacaaaatcaaattaaaaagaaacttgataagaagaagaagaagaagaaagaagttggAGTTGGCTGCCTGGGATAAGAGAACATGAAGGCGGAGGTGACGCATTACTAGAGCCATATGGCCCCGACCAAGCGTTGCCGGTGCGTCGTTCAACACCGGCGAGCGCCGGCCTCTAGCATAACGGTCATAGTAATTAAACTAGAAATAGTTATTGTTGCtctttgtttcatgaaaaaaaaattgaaaaatatttctcatcattttctgatatttagaaatgaaaaatatatggtcaaagaaaatatttttcgatcaaagaaaaatatccttctaaaattgaaaaaaaacgtTTTGCATtatgaaaaattggaaatcaaTTTTCCCACCTTTATCACTGTTCCTGTCCCCTCGAGACCCGCAACCTCAccaacatcatcatcattcaGACACGCTCGTTTGTCTAGTCTCCTCCTCATTTTCAACACCTCTTCACCccccttttgctttctttctttcttccttccttccttccttcttttaaccgaattttcaaaaaaaaaaaaaatgactttccagaattaaaattgatttttgaaaattaaaaattccatTTGTGATCTTGTGGCACATATTTGGTCATGCGTAACGATCTCAGCTGTTCCGTTAAAATAagtgggaaaataaaaaattcaaagaaaaaattaaaaatttcaaaaattcaaataaaaacacaaaaatggTGTCGTTTTGTTTTAGGCCGTcaaatatgtatttttattttttattcataaaaatcaattttaatttcagaaaataatttttaatttccaaaaatgCACGATCGCAAAACGTGGCACCCATCTCCACCGCTCGATtgagctttttatttttattttattttgttagaaAATCGATCATAGCCGCTTGACCTTTTGAATAAGAGTCAAGAAGACCTTATGAAAATGGAATATCGGATTTGACCCGATGACTTACGCCTTACCATGGCGTCTCCTCTTTCTTTAAtccaaaggaggtcaaattaaGATATATAAGATCCATCTGTATAGATATCATCATTTACATCTAGAAAGCCGTATGCTTTGGATGTCTAATTGTCCAAGCAATAATAGTAGTACACATATTGTGATTTCCAATACAATAGTCAAAATAGGTAGGGCACCTTGCGTCCTTGAATTGATAACCATATTTCAGCTTACCTAGCCTCCTCCGGCGAGGGATGATAAAAAATCGAGAGCTatgattcaaaattttcttgatacATCCCCACTAGTCAAACCAAGTTGACCAGTCAACCCGTTCGTAGGAGAAGTCGACCAGAGCTGTTGAATTCCGGCATATTCGTCGGAATTGTCGCCGGTGACCCAAAAACAGCACCTTAACGTGCACATTTTGTCTCGATTTAGCACTAATCCAATCCTAACCATTCTAACATGCATATAACTTAGATTCGGAGCAAAACTTGACCTAAAACTACCCTAGAAAGCTCCGGCTGAACCTTTCTCCGGCAGCGGAGGAGCACAAGGAAGCTTACATAGCCATCAATGGAGTTCGAGGACGCTCGTAATGAGCTATAGAGCTCGAAGTAGGTTCGGATGTTTCGGGGACGACTCGGGCgattttatgcaacaaaaatgaaaaaaataaacacatgTCCATGATCAGCAAGTGCTCGGGAGCATATCGAACCAAGAATcgtgaagaaaaatgaagaaatgaaggatCCGCTATCAACGGACCTCCGAGCATTCAACAATGGCGCCCACATTTTTGGCTACGAAGTGACGAACCAGGTAGTTCGGGCCGTTCGTCTCCTCCCCACGAAGCTTGTGGACTTAGTTTCGAAGCTTGATTCGCTCTGGATTGTCTTCACCAAAGCTTCGAAGTCTCGGGCGGGAGCTCCTTTAATGACGGTTTTTGAGAATTCTTGAAGAGTATTCTTCCTTCtctcccctcctttttttttcatcgtcaTCTGTTTTTTAGCCTTGTAATTGAATGGGGCTCTCTCTATTTTCGTTGTAACCGAATCCTCCGTCTCTaacagattttttttcccccgcaCCCGTGCTCGTGAAACATGAAGGAGACGATGAAAAgtagtcgggtcgggtcgggttggatTCGTCCGACTCGACTTGTCTATTTTTGTCCAATTAAGCTTAATATTGACCAAATTCCATCAAATTAAAGCAAGAATCGGATTCTAAGATATTAATTCCATTTAATAATGTGGTTCTTGTAAAAAAGATGCTCGGAATTGtgcaaaattcccaaattttggGTTTGATCCACCTACCCAAATTGTGCAATTGAGGTTCAGAATgacaaattggaccaaaccaacCCCACCATCGTGTTCAAGATGCCTAAAAAGCTAGGGGTAGTGGTTTATATTTGAATGAGATGTTCTAAAAATGGACTAATTGCACTAATAGgtgaaattgagggactaaaatgaaaaataatagtGCAATTCGGTCCTTTTCGCCAAAATTGAACAATTCTGCAAACATTTGGACTGAAATGTAATATAAAGCATTAGAGACATGTGATGACTCGGAAAatgtgaaaagagaaaataaaatgactcaaagtGTAATTTTTTGGCTTAATTCGGGTTTACGTTTGTGAAGAATCatgtgattttgaattgaattttccaagttttaaatggccaaaatgaaaggggaattaaaaaaattattgaatatttttccatatttttgcagccacaaatgctatttttttgtgtgtaatttttgggtattttcatAGTAtatgaaaaatactaaaaaatgtgaaaaatgctgattttttttttcaaaattggttacTTAGGCTTGGCCAATGTTTTCAcagttcattttcaaaatttatgaatttttattacatttttaaagaattttctaaaaaaaaaactgattaaaaatcgagtgtcaacatcgTCACTAGGCAGCAACAAGCTCACTTATTTTCGGTTGCTCTCGGTGAAGTACACCTTCGGCGGCAACACTCCTTCCACCGATCCCGCCCTCTCGCTCGCTGTCGGCGGCAACTGCGAGGGCTCTAGGATCGTTAAGGACGTGATCGACCGACACAAGATCATAATCTTGCAACACAACGTCGTTTTCTCAATCTTCAACGCGTTCGGGAAGAGGGAGTTGGGATACGATATCGGGAGGCTGAGAATCGTGGTTTGCTTCGAAAATCGATTGCAAAGCCAATTCCTGTAGGGTTTGGtctgattgagagagagagaaaggggaagGTGATGAAACGACTCCACATTCGTTGACATGATTTAGTGAAAATGCATTAGGAAAATAatatgttttcctttctttttcatatttcaatcaaacacaaaaaaaaaaaaaaaaattgtggtcatttttcaagaaaataacttcccgaaaaatattttccaaaaatatcacATTTTCCTGGAGATAACGGAgccttgaaaaatatttttttagaagacGATCGCTTATATCATTTAAGAAATTAatagacaaaaaatatttccatctttcatgaaaatatttaagctccatttgtttcttgaaaaacaaCTTAAACAAAGTTTTCTGGCGTTTGGttccttcctcctctttttcatACTTCCTTTCggtataattatttttttactttcttttcattattcattgtttttaaaaattcaaaatttttattttattttatatatttaaaatttttttcttttcttcttttttcctttttcttctttttttgtttttctccttcttcgtcCTCCTTCCTCTCGCGCAACTCCATCCTCCTTCCTCTGCCGATTGAGGACCTCGGCGATGGCTAGCCGCCTCGCGATCGGCCCGGACGCGGGCCGGCAAGCTTCGAGCTTGACCGAGGTTCACAAGCTCTAGTCTCGCTACGGGACCGACGAGCTCGTGGCCTTAAACTCTTGAatcttgtcgcgacctaaaaaataaacaagttaattttcgggctaatggattatcgggttaattaattaactaacctaactcggactctcccaagtccataccaaatcgcaacttaaggttcaaataattaacatgcaatgtgttttgaatttggagtcgccactaatcattttcggtaggttgattagaaacctaaataaaatagcgggagaagactatcttatttccgcgaaccggagattttgaattcggggatttggttacgctagattactctaacgccctttcggtaccattttcatgaaaaatatttgatttggcaattttgatggattttacttgaaattcaaagatgcaattttttgattttttcttcttttttatggggatgtaaaacaatgaactttgtacgatatacaccatgggtgatttagaaagaaagaaaacgcagccaatcacgagtatttacaaaaataaattaacaggtaataatgctaaattttgggacacgtgacatgtctaaaataaacaaacaaatgttcacaccaaacgattacatttttgtagatcgagatggaaagggttaccttctattacacaaaatcttactcacgtacacgttatggcttccttcaatatctcggaattggaagaacgtggctatcgtcgaaaaaaggcaactagtggcgttgttggatggcgagaggcgaagtacgtgccgggacccgtcgaagatgatgctcgactaaaactcttttcttcactctcaaattttctcttacgatttttctcaagaactctcttttttcctctctaaagaatttctctcacaaattctctcaatactcttccactctaaaactctctcaattctctttcactctaaaactctctcaattctctttttttctctccctaaaactcttctcaagagctctcttttataggcaaagttctccatccttcattcttcatcttcacttcttcaccttccattttcatcttctcttcttcatcttcatttcttcaccttccattttcatcttcccttcttcatattcatcttctcttcttcatcttcccttcaccatcttcctttcattatcttctcttctttattttctcttcaccatcttcctttcattatcttctcttcaccatcttcctttctccatcttcttttggtatctgcaatgcagtccccgaagtttcaagtatttgcaatacgagtccccgaagttttaagtatttgcaatacaggtccccgaagtttcaaatcttctcggtgtatttttccatcccgtgcctagtctagacgcatgctaaattaagtgttctgcttgcccaaattatatgccaatgcaatgtacgctaaaaataaatatgtgagatgatttttttataatttttatgcaaaaaatagattagtcaaaatttaggcgtcaattgcccctctttgagtggaggctcgtagaggttccgctcaaagacaaaattgaaccctaaattttgacggtgcaaatgatgaatgaactttttggcgggagttttaatcccattttttatgtaatgaagtgatgcatgatatgcaagactgtaaataacatgtgtcataattcctcttttccatgttagagaaacctgcacatggatcgcatacaagaatacctgttttaccaaatttctcgtaagctaatggttctcttaatttccaagtttctttttgcggatgcaaggattttaaggtatcggtgccttatacGTTACCAGAAGCTTCTTTCCGGTGCGAGACAAcgcaaaatatgtgtgtcgtttgagatcacaagatctacgtcgttgtgagtcgaaagaagtggaatcaagttcacaagagctacgtcgttgtgagttgattaaatgttgaaatcgcaagtgcatatgtcttcacaattcgacaaaggggaaacaaaatcataagagctacgtcattatgatttggtttggatcaaaatcatgggtgcttatgtcttcatgatttgataaaggagccgaaaatcataggAGCTATgccattatgatttgataagatgtcaagatcgccagtgcatatgtcttcacgacctgatagaagaggcatattgcccgaattgaacaatatttgataggagcaccatcgaatagaattgataagtacaaaaggggcatattgcacgaattgaatcataacaactatcatcagaagagttgttaatttgaaaaggggtttagaaaacttacctgggttctccaaacgattaatcaaggaacgaaacagattgctcgtatcgtacctggtaggcatttgccagcaaaacttgctcattcaataatccttggatgaatttcgagaccttgggaggggactcgaacatcgggaatgtattacctatcatagaatgtcagaggtaacacacacaaaaatgcaatcactcatactatggttcatgcataaccattctgtcaagtttgcattaccaattttgtccagggaggttctcacatgacgaatacctcgaatgtgagctgaatggggggacttcggttcgaaagggctttcactcactctcgagaaaagcttttTATCCCGTTTgcgggattcaaaagaaatcactcaatctttccagcatcgcattcgataaggatccgagtaatctcgcaattgatacaaccgagccgatccggaggtcttgattaggaccgtaatgagagctaggtcaaaggtttacaaaggggactctagttgagtcaaggctgctgaaatgaatttcttcatcatctgctccagatttacaagtcaagagccccgcaaaaatgagagaaataatcttgctcgaacttcttcgagtgatgcttaaaatcatttaactctacgttaactcaaatgccataatcagaagagactttggagggttataacgtag
This genomic interval from Rhodamnia argentea isolate NSW1041297 chromosome 4, ASM2092103v1, whole genome shotgun sequence contains the following:
- the LOC115756144 gene encoding U-box domain-containing protein 52; translation: MWLAREQTDKKGGNGLVAVAIDKDKGSQNALKWAIDNLLARGQTVVLVHVKLKSLPSTPSGPSPRKDLDTKELFLPFRCFCTRKDIQCKDVLLEDTDVAKALIEYVSNNAIENLVVGSTSKSGFLRTFKAVDIPSSVAKGAPDFCTVYVITKGKITTMRSATRLAPTVSPLSNQIQNKPVSRASQSEPRTPQTSNVRGLAKATNEASHKSNDSADFIRSPFTRGKGSNGRLYGEIGAPPDTDISFVSSGRQSIDRMFPSFYDNLDSGYSPRLSNTSNMDPRQSFDATPFAMRLVDGNTIREVSSASHISQESERSYSSSSPTTDDMEAEMKRLKQELKQTMAMYSNACKEALTAKQKAIELQHWKLEEERRIEEARMAEEAALALAEKEKAKSKAAIEAAEASQRIAELEAQKRINAEMKALREAEEKKKVLDALVQSDVRYRKYTIEEIETATDYFSASRKIGEGGYGPVYKCYLDHTSVAIKVLRPDAAQGRSQFLQEVEVLSCIRHPNMVLLLGACPEYGCLVYEFMANGSLEDRLFRRGNSPPLSWQQRFKIAAEIGTGLLFLHQAKPEPLVHRDLKPGNILLDGNYVSKISDVGLARLVPPSVADTVTQYRMTSTAGTFCYIDPEYQQTGMLGVKSDIYSLGIIFLQLLTARPPMGLTHHVEREIEKGTFSEMLDPAVPDWPFNDALGFAQMALKCSELRRKDRPDLAKVILPELDRLRSLAERSINPSSPRCNSSNSSNYSQVSLQLSSMSPPRLGESHGS